Proteins from one Desulfonema limicola genomic window:
- a CDS encoding glycosyltransferase family 2 protein yields MWNGKKVSVIFPTYNEKESIRSAVEDFQYQGIADEIIVINNNAAEGTSEEVAKTSAKEIMETVQGYGAAIQRGFKEASGDYIIVSEPDGTFKGRDIVKLLSYIDDFDVVYGSRTIKELIWEGANMGIFLKWGNYSVAKLMEFLFNTTSLTDVGCTMRCVNKNALKRMDPYFTVKGSFFGPEMMIISVLMKMRVIQIPMNYTKRIGTSSVTGNKITAFFLGLRMIRLILEYRLFSWLFPGRYK; encoded by the coding sequence ATGTGGAATGGTAAAAAAGTTTCTGTTATTTTCCCAACATATAACGAAAAGGAATCAATACGTTCTGCTGTTGAAGATTTCCAATATCAGGGAATAGCAGATGAAATCATTGTAATAAACAACAACGCTGCTGAAGGTACAAGCGAGGAAGTGGCAAAAACATCTGCAAAGGAGATTATGGAGACAGTTCAGGGATACGGCGCTGCAATTCAAAGGGGTTTTAAGGAAGCCTCCGGGGATTATATCATTGTATCAGAACCTGACGGAACCTTTAAAGGCAGGGATATTGTTAAACTGCTTTCCTATATTGACGATTTTGATGTGGTTTACGGAAGCAGAACCATTAAAGAACTTATATGGGAAGGCGCTAACATGGGAATCTTTCTTAAATGGGGAAATTACAGTGTAGCCAAACTCATGGAATTTCTTTTTAATACAACATCTCTTACTGATGTGGGCTGCACCATGCGGTGTGTAAATAAAAACGCTTTAAAGCGGATGGATCCTTATTTTACTGTAAAGGGAAGTTTTTTCGGGCCTGAGATGATGATTATTTCAGTTCTTATGAAAATGAGGGTTATACAGATTCCTATGAATTATACTAAAAGAATAGGTACTTCCTCTGTAACCGGAAACAAGATAACAGCTTTTTTTCTTGGGTTAAGAATGATCCGTTTGATCCTGGAATACCGGCTTTTTAGCTGGTTATTCCCCGGCAGATACAAATAG
- a CDS encoding glycosyltransferase family 2 protein translates to MLISIIIPIFNEENNIDLYHKIITDSLSNADFLFEVILVNDGSTDSSQQKLNHLATQDNRFKIIEFRRNFGQTAAIMAGFDFASGEIVVPMDGDLQNDPNDIPLLVDQIKKGYDVCSGWRKDRKDQVLNRKIPSWIANKLISTLSGVKLNDYGCTLKAYKKEIIKGIRLYGEMHRFLPIHASWQGAKIIEIPVTHHPRIHGKSKYGIERTFKVILDLMVVLFFSTVSNKPIYIFGGFGFINIMLSFLSFFMMIYYKFWGGKTFIQTPLPQLVVLFFLMGFISILMGFLAEILMRTYYESQNKPIYIVKTLYNMDKQ, encoded by the coding sequence ATGTTAATCTCTATTATTATACCAATTTTTAATGAAGAAAATAACATTGATCTCTATCACAAGATAATAACAGATTCTTTGAGCAATGCAGATTTTTTGTTTGAAGTCATACTTGTTAATGACGGTTCAACTGACTCATCTCAACAAAAACTTAACCATCTTGCTACCCAAGATAATAGATTCAAAATAATTGAATTCAGACGTAATTTTGGTCAGACAGCAGCAATAATGGCTGGTTTTGATTTTGCATCTGGAGAAATTGTAGTTCCAATGGATGGTGATTTGCAAAATGATCCCAATGATATTCCTTTGCTTGTAGATCAGATAAAAAAAGGCTACGATGTTTGTTCAGGATGGAGAAAAGACCGTAAAGATCAAGTCTTAAACCGTAAAATACCAAGCTGGATTGCAAATAAATTAATATCTACGCTATCAGGCGTTAAATTAAATGATTATGGATGCACATTAAAAGCATATAAAAAAGAAATTATAAAAGGAATCAGACTGTATGGAGAGATGCATAGATTTTTACCTATTCATGCAAGCTGGCAGGGTGCTAAAATAATTGAAATCCCAGTAACTCATCATCCCAGGATTCACGGCAAATCAAAATATGGCATAGAAAGAACATTCAAAGTAATTCTGGATTTAATGGTTGTTCTATTTTTTTCAACCGTTTCCAATAAACCCATATATATCTTCGGGGGGTTCGGTTTTATTAATATCATGTTATCATTTTTAAGTTTTTTTATGATGATTTATTATAAATTCTGGGGAGGAAAAACCTTCATACAAACCCCTCTTCCACAACTTGTCGTCTTATTTTTTCTCATGGGATTCATATCCATACTTATGGGTTTTCTTGCAGAAATACTAATGCGTACTTACTATGAATCCCAGAATAAGCCAATTTACATAGTTAAGACACTCTATAACATGGATAAACAATAA
- the asnB gene encoding asparagine synthase (glutamine-hydrolyzing) — translation MCGIAGFIGRGQKEHLESMADLIAHRGPNAEGFWCDCDKGIYLAHRRLSIIDIQGGSQPMWIPDNTLGVTFNGEIYNHMELRRELESRGYRFQSNHSDTEVLLWSYKEWGRSMVEKLNGMWAFAIYDRHKNELFLSRDRFGKKPLYYSLQNGTFAFASELKALISHPNIKSNISVKALQKYFAYGFIPAPNSLFENVFKLPGGYNLILNISNLNFYTEKYWEFILEPFENIPKNPELEWGEKIRELLSKAVKRRLMSDVPLGIFLSGGIDSSSIAAYASRNSSIKIKTFCIGFKEDSFDESKYSKYAASYLDTDHFIKYISVEKAKIVLPDLSKKLDEPFGDSSFLPTYFLCHETKKHVTVALGGDGADELFAGYDPFHALKLAELYNKIIPKPVHKALRMIASVWPVSHENMRLGFKIDRTLRGLSYPKTLWNPIWLGPLEPSELKDLFDDSPDLEDIYSEAIEYWDTCPQKNIVDKTLQFYTKLYMQENILTKIDRAGMMHSLEIRSPYLDIDLVNFVRKIPNNYKYKCNQTKYILKKSLENILPKNILYRKKHGFGMPVGKWFQSGALRCNIINLPMNKSFFHKLYKEHLTKKYDHRLLLWNYWQLENFNKSI, via the coding sequence ATGTGTGGTATTGCAGGGTTTATTGGCAGAGGACAAAAAGAACACCTTGAAAGTATGGCCGATCTTATAGCTCACAGAGGGCCAAATGCCGAGGGGTTTTGGTGTGATTGTGATAAAGGAATATACCTTGCACATAGAAGACTTTCAATTATTGATATTCAGGGCGGTTCACAACCTATGTGGATTCCTGACAATACTCTGGGAGTTACATTTAATGGTGAAATATATAACCACATGGAACTTCGCAGAGAATTAGAGAGCAGGGGATACCGATTTCAATCCAATCATTCAGATACAGAGGTTCTGTTATGGAGTTATAAAGAATGGGGCCGAAGTATGGTTGAAAAACTCAATGGAATGTGGGCATTTGCCATCTATGACAGACATAAAAATGAACTCTTTTTAAGCCGTGACAGATTTGGAAAAAAACCACTTTATTATTCTTTACAAAACGGAACTTTTGCATTTGCTTCAGAACTCAAGGCTTTAATCAGTCATCCAAATATTAAATCAAATATTTCTGTTAAAGCTCTGCAAAAATATTTTGCTTATGGTTTTATTCCTGCACCGAATTCTCTTTTTGAAAATGTTTTCAAGCTTCCTGGTGGCTACAATCTTATTTTGAATATCAGTAATTTAAATTTTTATACTGAAAAATATTGGGAATTCATACTTGAACCATTTGAAAATATACCTAAAAATCCTGAATTAGAATGGGGGGAAAAGATTCGTGAATTACTTTCAAAAGCTGTTAAAAGGCGTCTCATGTCTGATGTACCTTTAGGTATTTTCCTTAGCGGTGGCATAGATTCATCTTCAATTGCTGCGTATGCATCCCGAAATTCCAGTATTAAAATTAAGACTTTCTGTATTGGGTTTAAAGAAGACAGTTTTGACGAATCAAAATATTCAAAATATGCTGCTTCGTATCTTGATACAGATCATTTCATTAAATATATTTCAGTTGAAAAAGCAAAGATAGTCTTGCCTGATTTATCCAAAAAACTTGATGAACCTTTTGGAGACAGTTCGTTTTTACCAACATACTTTCTTTGCCATGAAACAAAGAAACATGTTACGGTAGCACTTGGTGGTGATGGAGCAGATGAACTTTTTGCAGGCTACGATCCTTTTCATGCACTTAAATTAGCAGAATTGTATAATAAAATTATACCAAAACCTGTGCATAAAGCTTTAAGAATGATTGCTTCTGTATGGCCGGTTTCTCATGAAAATATGAGACTTGGTTTTAAAATAGACCGTACTCTTCGCGGTTTATCTTATCCAAAGACATTATGGAATCCAATATGGCTTGGCCCTCTGGAACCTTCAGAACTTAAAGATTTATTTGATGACTCACCTGATCTGGAAGATATTTATTCCGAAGCTATTGAATATTGGGACACTTGCCCTCAAAAAAATATCGTTGATAAAACTTTGCAATTTTATACTAAACTGTATATGCAGGAAAATATTCTTACCAAAATTGATAGAGCAGGAATGATGCATTCCCTTGAAATTCGTTCCCCTTATCTTGATATTGACCTTGTTAATTTTGTAAGGAAAATTCCTAATAATTATAAATATAAATGCAATCAAACAAAATATATACTGAAAAAAAGCCTTGAAAATATCCTGCCAAAGAATATACTATATCGTAAAAAGCATGGTTTTGGCATGCCTGTCGGAAAGTGGTTTCAAAGTGGTGCACTTAGATGCAACATTATAAACCTTCCCATGAATAAATCATTTTTCCATAAGCTATATAAAGAACATCTGACAAAAAAATATGATCATCGTTTATTATTATGGAATTATTGGCAGCTTGAAAATTTTAATAAATCCATTTAA
- a CDS encoding class I SAM-dependent methyltransferase, giving the protein MKKLNLGSGSFKKKGYINIDISGDNDPDVIHNLEILPYPFANESFDLIEADHCLEHLNDPFSVMKELNRILKYNGKLIIRVPHFSRAMTHPQHKRGFDVTFPLYFDENFSGGYTGTKYICEKVELHWFAQIHLMKKHLPKTTYTSLVVIGKIIDFFANLHSMFCSRIWCYWVGGFYEIEFIFRKY; this is encoded by the coding sequence ATGAAAAAACTAAATTTAGGAAGTGGAAGTTTTAAAAAAAAAGGATATATTAATATAGATATTTCAGGAGATAACGATCCAGATGTTATACATAATCTTGAAATATTACCTTATCCGTTTGCAAATGAATCTTTTGACCTTATTGAAGCAGATCATTGTTTGGAGCATCTTAATGACCCTTTCAGTGTTATGAAAGAATTAAACAGAATATTAAAGTACAACGGAAAACTTATTATTAGAGTACCCCATTTCAGCAGGGCAATGACACATCCACAACATAAAAGAGGCTTTGATGTAACATTCCCGCTCTATTTTGATGAAAATTTTTCAGGTGGTTATACCGGAACAAAATATATTTGTGAAAAAGTGGAATTACACTGGTTTGCTCAGATTCACTTAATGAAAAAACATCTGCCAAAAACTACATATACAAGTTTAGTGGTTATTGGAAAAATTATTGATTTTTTTGCTAATTTACATTCTATGTTTTGTTCCAGAATTTGGTGCTACTGGGTGGGAGGATTCTATGAAATTGAATTTATATTCAGAAAGTACTAA
- a CDS encoding YfhO family protein — protein MILNYFSKKITNYLKSYNYIHLSIIFALALFFFFPVIFHNKTFYAFDCLLQNLPWAIESDFCPNNLLITDPIQAIYSSLFYPAHHYFQESLSNGIFPLWFGLSFCGIPHYPYSSPFFYILNSIFSVTVAHDLLLFIHLFAIGVFTFLYLREIGLKKISAMTGSIAWMFNGYVMVWFEFEHIPMMAATLSGTLYFIELWWKSKSPISFLCLICSIALSICVTYAHVLIYQLIFIGSYILYYCISDKLSYKTALKYSLKKLIIPILAIAISFCISANFFTTHLMMIKNSHRKAIPYSELFKKTGKLPSKYLSTLLFPDVFGSPAREVSFPPRTDHTIIYSNYNEFCIYPGIITLFLALCCFPYFGKKKYISFFILTGLYCLFSAMGCIIYYPLGAFIPGLNMSTPTRILYIFGFSISILSAIGSDIILKKNNLSIVILWTIIPITALSIFFFIQTETGLMWLTNSVQWENQTRVKALQTCFDLSNVIRLEWNDWNRIVEMLRPYLAISSDIILKPLLIIFSTFFTLICVLFSSTERQKKILLSALIILLAYDLISFGKIYNTASDINLEYPSTPAIEFLKKDKSIYRIMTFGPFMQNSFSKFGIEDIGGYTSVLPPRYGEFIYLSQFGSNSSPPKINKSVSIIFNKFGSPLLDLINTKYLLFPPNINPALKQLKLVYKGEINIYENLNVFPRMFIVPGYQLATSKQETYKLLGKYSRNDFINKVILESQPEAHFIIDDKISYTEMKSSINLISYSPNRIKIKTSSKYNGFLIISDNYHPGWKAVIDGKPSEILQANYIMRAIPIKAGKHNVILEFKPVIMITGWIITIIGWSLLIIIIGIFVIKKILLSIMLPKNWTTG, from the coding sequence ATGATATTAAATTATTTTTCCAAAAAAATAACTAATTATTTAAAATCTTACAATTATATTCACCTATCAATAATATTTGCATTAGCATTATTTTTCTTTTTCCCTGTTATTTTTCATAATAAAACATTTTACGCTTTTGACTGCCTCCTCCAAAATTTACCCTGGGCAATTGAAAGTGATTTTTGTCCAAACAATTTATTAATCACCGATCCTATTCAGGCAATATACTCATCTCTTTTTTATCCGGCTCATCATTATTTTCAAGAATCATTATCAAATGGAATCTTTCCTTTGTGGTTTGGTTTAAGCTTCTGTGGAATTCCACATTACCCTTACAGTTCTCCTTTTTTCTATATTCTAAATTCTATATTTTCTGTGACTGTTGCTCATGACTTGCTTCTTTTTATCCATCTTTTTGCAATCGGAGTATTTACTTTTCTATATCTGCGAGAAATAGGACTAAAAAAAATATCAGCCATGACAGGCTCAATAGCCTGGATGTTTAATGGCTATGTTATGGTATGGTTTGAATTTGAACATATTCCCATGATGGCGGCTACACTTTCAGGAACGCTTTATTTTATTGAATTATGGTGGAAAAGTAAATCACCAATTTCGTTCTTGTGTCTAATTTGTTCTATTGCGCTTTCTATTTGTGTGACTTATGCACATGTCCTGATATATCAGCTAATATTTATTGGATCCTACATTTTATATTACTGTATTTCTGATAAGCTATCATACAAAACTGCTCTCAAATATTCATTAAAAAAACTAATAATTCCAATTCTTGCAATAGCAATAAGCTTTTGTATATCTGCAAATTTTTTTACAACTCACCTGATGATGATAAAAAACAGCCATAGAAAAGCTATTCCATACAGTGAATTATTTAAAAAAACAGGAAAATTACCTTCAAAATATTTATCAACACTCCTTTTTCCAGATGTCTTTGGTAGTCCTGCTAGAGAAGTGAGTTTTCCCCCGAGAACAGATCATACTATAATATATAGTAACTATAATGAGTTCTGTATTTATCCTGGAATAATTACACTTTTTTTAGCATTATGCTGTTTTCCATATTTTGGAAAGAAAAAATATATAAGCTTTTTTATTCTTACTGGATTATACTGTTTATTTAGTGCAATGGGCTGTATTATATACTATCCTTTAGGAGCATTTATTCCAGGTTTGAATATGTCAACACCTACCAGAATTCTTTATATTTTTGGATTTTCGATTTCAATTTTATCTGCAATAGGCTCAGATATAATATTAAAAAAAAATAATCTTTCAATAGTCATATTGTGGACAATTATACCAATTACTGCTTTATCAATATTCTTTTTTATTCAAACTGAAACAGGATTAATGTGGTTAACAAACTCGGTTCAATGGGAAAATCAGACTCGTGTAAAAGCGCTTCAAACCTGTTTTGATCTGTCAAATGTTATAAGATTAGAATGGAATGACTGGAACCGCATTGTTGAAATGCTAAGACCATACCTTGCTATAAGCTCTGATATTATTTTAAAACCTTTATTAATAATATTTTCTACATTTTTTACTCTTATTTGTGTTCTTTTTTCATCAACAGAGAGACAGAAAAAAATATTACTTTCAGCACTAATAATATTATTAGCTTATGATCTTATTTCTTTTGGTAAAATTTATAACACAGCTTCTGATATAAATCTGGAATATCCATCAACACCGGCAATTGAATTTTTAAAAAAAGATAAATCTATTTACAGAATCATGACTTTTGGACCTTTTATGCAGAATTCATTTTCAAAATTTGGCATTGAGGATATAGGCGGATATACGTCAGTTTTACCTCCAAGATATGGCGAGTTCATTTATCTGAGTCAATTCGGGAGCAATTCATCTCCCCCAAAAATAAATAAAAGTGTCAGCATAATATTTAATAAATTCGGTTCTCCTTTATTAGACTTAATTAATACAAAATATCTTCTTTTTCCACCCAATATAAACCCTGCGCTTAAGCAATTGAAACTTGTTTACAAAGGAGAAATAAATATTTATGAAAACTTAAATGTATTTCCAAGAATGTTTATTGTTCCAGGCTATCAACTTGCAACTTCAAAACAGGAGACTTATAAGCTTCTTGGAAAATATAGCAGAAATGATTTTATTAATAAAGTAATTTTAGAATCTCAACCTGAAGCTCACTTTATTATTGATGATAAAATTTCATATACTGAAATGAAATCCAGCATTAATCTGATTTCTTATTCACCCAATAGAATTAAAATTAAGACTTCATCAAAATATAATGGATTTCTTATCATCAGCGACAATTACCATCCAGGATGGAAAGCTGTTATTGATGGAAAGCCTTCTGAAATATTGCAGGCTAATTATATTATGCGTGCAATTCCAATAAAAGCAGGAAAACATAATGTCATACTTGAATTTAAGCCAGTAATTATGATTACTGGATGGATAATAACAATTATTGGCTGGTCTTTATTAATAATTATAATCGGAATATTTGTAATAAAAAAAATTTTGTTATCTATAATGCTGCCCAAAAACTGGACAACAGGTTAA
- a CDS encoding MBOAT family O-acyltransferase, which translates to MLFNSYDFLFLFLPAAFILYFLSPGKWRNAVLAAASYVFYGYWDYRFLSLIFISTLWDYFAGKRIFESGDKKKRNFFLFLSILFNLGLLGYFKYAGFFIESLALLIPAIPPGLIDVVLPIGISFYTFQTMSYSIDIYRNKVKPVKKFIDFACYVAMFPQLIAGPIVRYEQIAGQLFKKNCSIDNAAWGIRRFIQGLAKKVLVADTMAVVADTILRSGSPGFYMAWLAAFAFSLQIYFDFSGYSDMAIGLGRILGFDFPENFNFPYKARGISDFWRRWHMSLSYWFRDYLYIPLGGSRTTLPRSYMNLFITMLICGLWHGASWTFVLWGAYFGILLIIERPFKDSLKKLPEWTVVLSTYILVVLGWVIFRAESVSDAVLWLKAMIGFGSDNPSVPSIPLPFILAVGIIQLSCWVMPPAISSEKQPLFYKDIAFAVLFLICIVVIMGVDSSPFLYYQF; encoded by the coding sequence ATGCTGTTTAACAGTTATGATTTTCTGTTTCTGTTTCTTCCTGCTGCCTTTATTTTATATTTCTTATCTCCAGGCAAATGGCGGAATGCAGTCCTTGCAGCAGCCAGCTATGTTTTTTACGGCTACTGGGATTACAGGTTTTTAAGTCTTATTTTTATTTCAACGCTCTGGGATTATTTTGCAGGAAAACGGATCTTTGAGTCTGGTGATAAAAAAAAGAGAAATTTTTTTTTATTCCTGTCAATCCTGTTTAACCTGGGACTTCTGGGTTATTTTAAATATGCCGGTTTTTTTATAGAATCCCTTGCACTCCTTATTCCTGCAATTCCCCCTGGGCTTATAGATGTAGTCCTGCCCATAGGCATATCATTTTACACCTTTCAAACCATGAGTTATTCAATTGACATATATAGAAACAAGGTCAAGCCTGTAAAAAAATTTATTGATTTTGCCTGTTATGTTGCCATGTTTCCCCAGCTTATTGCGGGTCCCATTGTAAGATACGAGCAGATAGCAGGGCAGTTGTTTAAAAAAAACTGTTCCATAGATAATGCAGCCTGGGGCATCAGGAGGTTTATCCAGGGGCTTGCAAAAAAAGTCCTTGTTGCAGACACAATGGCAGTTGTTGCAGACACCATATTACGATCAGGTTCTCCAGGGTTTTATATGGCATGGCTTGCAGCTTTTGCTTTCAGCCTCCAGATTTATTTTGATTTTTCAGGATATTCAGATATGGCAATAGGGCTTGGCAGGATACTGGGCTTTGACTTTCCTGAAAATTTTAATTTTCCTTATAAGGCAAGGGGGATTTCAGATTTCTGGCGGCGCTGGCACATGAGCCTTTCATACTGGTTTCGCGATTACCTGTATATTCCCCTGGGCGGTTCCCGAACCACCCTGCCGAGATCATACATGAACCTTTTTATTACCATGCTCATATGCGGTCTGTGGCACGGGGCATCCTGGACTTTTGTTCTCTGGGGAGCTTATTTCGGCATATTGTTAATAATTGAAAGACCTTTTAAAGACAGTTTAAAAAAACTTCCTGAATGGACAGTTGTTTTATCAACCTATATATTAGTTGTACTGGGCTGGGTAATCTTTCGGGCTGAATCAGTATCAGATGCAGTCCTTTGGTTAAAGGCAATGATCGGGTTTGGTTCAGATAATCCTTCTGTGCCTTCAATTCCCCTGCCGTTTATTCTTGCTGTTGGCATTATACAATTATCATGCTGGGTTATGCCCCCTGCCATCAGCAGTGAAAAACAGCCTTTGTTTTATAAAGATATTGCCTTTGCAGTATTATTTTTAATCTGCATTGTTGTAATCATGGGTGTTGATTCTTCGCCTTTTTTATATTATCAATTCTAA
- a CDS encoding alginate O-acetyltransferase AlgX-related protein, producing MKYNNKIFIVFFAGILIIIPLVNWIGSIVLDESFFAFRAWEVMTNTSSENVPFKPNAEFEKIIYGDLANMLKVKKFRKYRYQKFTTDPYGFRNPAYKENTYYPVVATGDSDMAGSSLSDERIFSICLENKLGVPVYNYAPSTPIDVLINKRFINHPPKFIIWEEVERFILSYGYNKYLTLSPNSIIVLRQSGKAVNQEKDLPRFTDYFAAQIFYETRWRLFEILPPSIGYIDENTGMLCYSEGLNMLKTSPRQRGIDVVLNGIERVHKYCMKRGIKLIYIPLPDKENIYQDLLPENLKQGYPGKDFLELLHEGLDARNILNVKLIHEFRKQAEKGELVYFQDDTHWNEKGVSIAAEMTAELIKLNLNK from the coding sequence ATGAAATATAACAATAAAATATTTATAGTTTTTTTTGCCGGTATTTTAATAATCATTCCCCTTGTAAACTGGATCGGTTCCATTGTGCTTGATGAAAGTTTTTTTGCATTCAGAGCATGGGAGGTAATGACTAATACAAGCAGTGAAAATGTGCCCTTCAAACCAAATGCCGAATTTGAGAAAATCATATACGGCGATCTTGCCAACATGCTCAAGGTAAAAAAATTCCGTAAATACAGATACCAGAAGTTCACGACTGATCCATATGGATTCAGAAATCCTGCTTATAAAGAAAATACATATTATCCTGTTGTTGCCACAGGAGATTCTGATATGGCAGGGTCATCCTTGTCTGATGAACGCATTTTCAGCATATGCCTGGAAAATAAACTTGGTGTTCCTGTTTATAACTATGCCCCGTCAACCCCAATAGATGTTTTAATAAATAAACGTTTTATAAATCACCCTCCAAAATTTATTATATGGGAAGAAGTGGAAAGATTTATTTTAAGCTATGGTTATAATAAATACTTAACCCTATCCCCAAACAGCATAATTGTACTGCGTCAATCAGGAAAGGCTGTTAATCAGGAAAAAGACCTGCCGAGATTTACAGACTATTTTGCAGCACAGATATTTTATGAAACAAGATGGAGGCTTTTTGAAATTTTACCGCCTTCAATAGGATATATTGATGAAAATACCGGTATGCTTTGTTACAGCGAGGGCTTAAATATGCTCAAAACAAGTCCCCGGCAGAGAGGCATAGATGTTGTTTTAAACGGTATTGAACGAGTTCATAAATACTGCATGAAAAGGGGAATTAAATTGATATATATACCTCTTCCTGATAAAGAAAACATATATCAGGATTTGTTGCCTGAGAATCTGAAACAAGGGTATCCCGGAAAGGATTTTCTTGAACTGCTTCATGAAGGGCTTGACGCCCGAAATATATTGAATGTCAAACTGATTCACGAATTCAGGAAACAGGCTGAAAAAGGGGAACTGGTATATTTTCAAGACGATACCCACTGGAATGAAAAAGGTGTTTCCATTGCAGCGGAAATGACAGCCGAATTGATTAAACTTAATCTTAATAAATAA
- a CDS encoding class I SAM-dependent methyltransferase, with protein MQDKYDNSDNIVFSFGKNWKSYLSVLSEEKIQNAQKSLSDMLGLESLQGLRFLDAGCGSGLFSLAAIRLEAAEVVSFDVDYESVECAKYLKTRFGPFDHWKITTGSVLNQQWLHGLGKFDIVYSWGVLHHTGSMWKALDNIMLLVAENGILFISIYNDQGKISRFWRMIKKTYNIAPKYFKLLMIIAYFAYSWLVKIVRGIVKGIPRNQWFESVGERGMDLWHDIVDWIGGYPFETAKFQEIEDFFQDKGFKLIRSNPRNGIGCNEFVFIRNHKG; from the coding sequence ATGCAGGATAAATATGATAATTCTGACAACATAGTATTTTCATTTGGAAAAAACTGGAAAAGCTATCTTTCTGTTTTAAGTGAAGAAAAAATACAAAACGCTCAAAAATCCCTTTCTGACATGCTTGGGCTTGAAAGCTTGCAGGGTTTGAGATTTCTGGATGCTGGCTGCGGAAGCGGGCTTTTTTCCCTTGCTGCAATCCGGCTTGAGGCAGCCGAGGTTGTTTCTTTTGACGTGGATTACGAAAGTGTTGAATGTGCAAAATATTTAAAAACCCGTTTTGGACCTTTTGATCACTGGAAAATTACAACAGGCAGCGTATTAAATCAACAATGGCTTCACGGTCTTGGAAAATTTGATATTGTTTATTCATGGGGCGTTCTGCACCATACAGGATCAATGTGGAAAGCCCTTGATAATATAATGCTCCTGGTTGCAGAAAACGGGATACTTTTTATAAGTATTTATAATGACCAGGGAAAGATAAGCAGATTCTGGAGAATGATCAAAAAAACATACAATATTGCTCCAAAATATTTTAAACTGCTTATGATAATAGCCTATTTTGCTTATAGCTGGCTGGTTAAAATTGTAAGAGGCATTGTAAAAGGCATTCCCAGAAATCAATGGTTTGAAAGTGTCGGCGAAAGGGGAATGGACCTCTGGCATGATATTGTGGACTGGATAGGAGGCTATCCTTTTGAAACTGCAAAATTCCAGGAAATCGAAGATTTTTTTCAGGATAAGGGTTTTAAGCTCATCAGATCAAACCCCAGAAACGGGATAGGCTGTAATGAATTTGTTTTTATCCGAAATCACAAAGGATAA
- a CDS encoding class I SAM-dependent methyltransferase: MNKDKKQIINKRRRLQPRIYDSSYVYCRCHLKALKDFISLLYQDIKNPAVLDIGCGDKPLLSLFHEVQYIGIDMDAQSLADFIIDCNKDNFPLKDCSIDAVLLSNSLEHIYNTNHLIDEISRVLKPGGLIFFSVPMNYPVHAHPDDYFRFTPYYFKRRFQDFDIIQLNVSNSVFSTPLLLVSQLFDTFFAQYVCAVPVLILNLSSIFIDWITKIISASVNLEILTRFWSAGPLEINGIIRKKTGF; the protein is encoded by the coding sequence ATGAACAAGGATAAAAAACAAATTATTAACAAACGAAGAAGACTGCAGCCCCGCATTTATGATTCCTCTTATGTTTACTGCCGCTGCCATTTAAAGGCTCTGAAAGACTTTATCAGCCTGTTATACCAGGACATAAAAAACCCCGCAGTTCTTGATATCGGGTGCGGGGACAAACCGCTTTTGTCCCTTTTTCATGAGGTTCAGTATATTGGAATTGACATGGATGCCCAAAGTCTTGCAGATTTTATCATAGACTGCAACAAGGACAATTTTCCTTTAAAAGACTGTTCAATAGATGCAGTGCTTTTATCCAATTCCCTTGAGCATATTTATAATACAAATCATCTTATAGACGAAATCAGCCGGGTGCTTAAACCAGGAGGGCTGATATTTTTTTCTGTTCCCATGAATTACCCTGTTCATGCCCATCCTGATGATTATTTCCGTTTTACGCCCTATTATTTTAAACGAAGATTTCAAGATTTTGATATTATACAGTTAAATGTAAGCAATTCTGTATTTTCCACTCCCCTGCTGCTTGTTTCACAGCTTTTTGACACATTTTTTGCACAATATGTCTGCGCAGTTCCGGTTCTTATCCTGAATCTATCCTCGATATTTATTGACTGGATAACAAAAATAATATCTGCATCCGTTAATCTTGAGATTTTAACCAGGTTCTGGTCTGCGGGACCTTTGGAAATTAACGGTATTATAAGGAAAAAAACAGGGTTTTGA